One window from the genome of Penaeus monodon isolate SGIC_2016 chromosome 4, NSTDA_Pmon_1, whole genome shotgun sequence encodes:
- the LOC119572315 gene encoding uncharacterized protein LOC119572315, translated as MLNLTALLVGLITLTQAVNLSLTLDAQDGVHQQAQRSTRPRGLQGEGRAPPLSAPPDIPRMIVVSGKPIAHRDAAPGASAGHVRRGKRKVISRGGYYIIRSSSGSSPWSSTSYDSGAGYHNSRYQGYGYNTRGPIGDGGTRTYSFPSDDVEKRRHNRRATRKRLNKSFKREIARYAIMYGAEQTAKHYEPSIGRRLKNHVIAKFVERHRDSFQNLKKRKKKNRKAKERKEDKNLKSPGEISFCWYPH; from the exons ATGTTGAACTTAACGGCGCTCTTGGTTGGGCTCATCACCCTCACGCAGGCTGtcaacctctccctcaccctcgacGCTCAAG ACGGCGTCCACCAACAAGCGCAGCGATCGACGCGGCCGCGGGGCCTGCAAGGGGAGGGTCGGGCGCCGCCTTTGAGCGCGCCGCCCGACATTCCGCGCATGATTGTCGTGTCCGGCAAACCCATTGCCCACCGCGATGCCGCCCCTGGAGCCAGTGCCGGTCACGTCCGCCGGGGGAAGCGCAAAGTGATCTCCCGCGGCGGCTACTACATCATAAGGAGCAGCTCAGGGAGCTCACCCTGGAGTTCGACCAGCTACGACTCGGGCGCCGGCTACCACAACAGCCGTTACCAGGGCTACGGCTACAATACGCGGGGCCCCATCGGCGACGGAGGGACGAGGACGTACTCCTTCCCCTCGGACGACGTGGAGAAGCGGCGCCACAACCGAAGGGCCACGAGGAAGCGGCTCAACAAGTCGTTCAAGCGCGAGATCGCACGCTACGCCATCATGTACGGCGCCGAGCAGACTGCCAAGCACTATGAGCCCAGCATCGGTCGCCGACTCAAGAACCACGTGATCGCCAAGTTCGTCGAGAGACATCGCGATAGTTTCCAGAAcctcaagaaaaggaagaaaaagaacaggaaagcaaaagagagaaaggaagataaaaatttaaagagtcCAGGGGAAATATCATTTTGTTGGTATCCGCATTAA